A genomic region of Miscanthus floridulus cultivar M001 chromosome 3, ASM1932011v1, whole genome shotgun sequence contains the following coding sequences:
- the LOC136542643 gene encoding uncharacterized protein, producing MSSLRAISSLHIYYSSAAVRRGAGRLGFTPALGGSFRVPSNSSPPAFVLDEVARAAGGVRRRASTRAASWDSEKSPYETLELGRDADEETIKTAYRRLAKFYHPDVYDGKGTLEEGETAEARFIKIQAAYELLIDDERRRAYDREHHVNPMKASQAWMEWVMKKRKAFDQRGDMAVAAWAEQQQREMTLRARRLSRSKVDPEEERKLFAKEKKASMEFYSTTLKRHTLVLRKRDIMRKKAEEERDNAISRLLAAEGLELDTDEDENKTFLG from the exons ATGAGCAGCCTTCGAGCCATCTCCTCCCTCCATATCTACTACTCGTCGGCCGCCGTGAGACGAGGCGCCGGGCGGCTGGGGTTCACGCCGGCCCTCGGCGGGAGCTTCAGGGTACCGTCGAATTCCAGTCCGCCCGCGTTCGTGCTCGACGAGGTCGCGAGGGCGGCCGGCGGGGTTCGGAGGAGGGCGTCCACGCGCGCGGCGAGTTGGGACTCGGAGAAGTCGCCGTACGAGACGCTTG AGCTGGGTAGGGATGCAGACGAGGAGACCATAAAGACTGCCTACAGAAGATTGGCCAAGTTCTATCACCCTGATG TTTATGATGGTAAGGGAACCCTTGAGGAAGGGGAAACTGCTGAAGCCCGTTTCATCAAGATCCAAGCAGCGTATGAGCTGTTGATTGATGATGAAAGGAGAAGGGCATATGATAGAGAGCATCATGTGAATCCGATGAAG GCTTCTCAAGCATGGATGGAGTGGGTAATGAAGAAGCGGAAAGCTTTTGACCAACGTGGTGACATGGCTGTGGCTGCTTGGGCTGAGCAGCAGCAACGTGAAATGACACTACGGGCACGGCGTCTCTCACGCTCAAAG GTTGATCCTGAGGAAGAAAGGAAACTATTTGCCAAGGAAAAGAAGGCATCTATGGAATTCTACAGCACAACTCTGAAGAGACATACCCTTGTGTTACGGAAGAGGGATATTATGCGCAAGAAGGCAGAGGAAGAGAGGGATAATGCGATCAGTAGACTTCTAGCGGCGGAAGGGCTTGAGCTGGATACAGATGAAGATGAAAACAAGACTTTTTTGGG GTAG